The Apium graveolens cultivar Ventura chromosome 11, ASM990537v1, whole genome shotgun sequence genome has a window encoding:
- the LOC141696614 gene encoding protein RECOGNITION OF PERONOSPORA PARASITICA 7-like, with the protein MAEAIVSIIVERLTDLLSEEAQVLHGVQHEIQDLVTELKRIKTFLPDADSRLHDQSIRILLADVRELAYDAESSNSSHGQPGMLKRFHTFTTVEPEIFVGFQADVDRLVGYLVDESDASYPLISIWGMGGLGKTTLAQKIYNHSTIKTHFAELGRHLASVLLTDHSNCTIVNTCFQVVQESANRGALLQRTSCLEEDPMPVLEKIPALTKLDLGYYAYEGKEMLCSAMVSQDSPGLISGLLPIWKNGEWRKEACMFFETWEFMIVQKTLENFNTEWCEVKDLPKLSGLRRLTLKAEGGYGDVKEMLKYLSDLALSSNSSIRCMSLDMRISADPGFKNDPDMMRQLFCNHKFSLEELEMEGKLPELSEIFEEQRQQLNHNHIDVSLIRITELTLWTSYLKEDPMRIPEKIPTLRVLSLLSRSYEGKEMVCSAMGFPRLTRLYLGSLDNFESWRVEKGSMPVLLKSCILVNVQNWRNFHKDSFFSTPIDN; encoded by the exons ATGGCTGAAGCAATTGTGTCCATTATTGTCGAAAGGCTCACTGATTTATTGTCTGAAGAAGCTCAAGTACTGCATGGAGTGCAACATGAAATTCAAGATCTGGTGACAGAACTCAAGCGGATAAAGACATTTTTACCAGATGCTGATTCAAGGTTACATGACCAAAGTATCCGAATTCTGCTTGCGGATGTACGGGAGCTTGCCTATGATGCTGAATCATCAAATTCATCTCATGGACAACCAGGAATGCTCAAGCGATTTCACACTTTTACTACTGTTGAACCAGAAATATTTGTTGGATTTCAGGCTGATGTTGATCGATTGGTTGGATATCTGGTGGATGAAAGTGATGCCTCATACCCGCTCATCTCTATTTGGGGAATGGGAGGTCTAGGAAAGACAACTCTGGCTCAAAAAATATACAATCATTCCACCATCAAGACTCACTTTGCAG AACTTGGTAGGCATCTTGCTTCCGTGTTGTTAACTGATCATTCAAATTGCACCATTGTGAATACATGTTTTCAGGTTGTGCAAGAGTCTGCAAATCGAGGTGCCTTGCTCCAACGCACT TCGTGCCTAGAGGAAGACCCGATGCCAGTATTAGAGAAGATTCCAGCTTTGACGAAACTGGATTTAGGATATTACGCATATGAGGGAAAGGAAATGTTATGCTCAGCCATGGTTTCCCAGGACTCGCCCGGCTTAATCTCCGGACTCTTACCAATTTGGAAAAATGGAGAGTGGAGAAAGGAAGCATGCATGTTCTTCGAGACTTGGGAATTCATGATTGTCCAAA AGACACTCGAAAATTTCAATACTGAGTGGTGTGAGGTCAAGGATCTTCCAAAATTATCCGGTCTTCGGAGACTAACGCTGAAAGCAGAGGGTGGTTATGGTGATGTGAAAGAGATGTTAAAGTACTTATCTGATTTAGCCTTGTCATCAAATTCCTCTATCCGGTGCATGAGCCTTGATATGCGGATATCTGCTGATCCAGGATTCAAAAATGATCCAGACATGATGAGACAGCTGTTTTGTAATCATAAGTTCAGCCTTGAGGAATTAGAAATGGAAGGCAAGCTCCCAGAGTTGTCTGAAATATTTGAGGAGCAGCGGCAGCAACTTAATCATAATCATATTGATGTGTCTTTGATTCGTATCACCGAGTTAACCTTATGGACATCGTACCTAAAGGAAGACCCGATGCGAATACCGGAGAAGATTCCAACTTTGAGGGTTTTGTCTTTGTTATCTAGATCATATGAAGGAAAGGAAATGGTATGCTCAGCCATGGGTTTCCCAAGACTCACCCGTCTTTATCTGGGGTCTCTTGACAATTTTGAAAGTTGGAGGGTGGAGAAAGGAAGCATGCCTGTTCTACTCAAGAGTTGTATATTGGTAAATGTCCAAAATTGGAGGAACTTTCACAAGGACTCATTTTTCTCAACTCCCATCGACAACTAA